CAATAGTTGAGCTGGATGATTTATTGAATAAGTTAGAAAGCGTGCTACTACAGATCTCGACCTGGCAGGAGTTAGTTGATTACAGTAAACAATATAGTTTAGAAACCCAAGAAATCCTGCTGTCATGTTTGATGGAGATTAATCCTGATTTAGTGGACAGCTATGAAACTAAGATGAATTGCGATGAAAGCTTAAATCTACCGAGCGGTAAACGCATTGAAGATTTATTAGCTGTCTTGGAAAGTCGTTATCGTTGGGCAATCGACACTGATTTTAAGCAACCAGAAAACAATTATTGGTTTTGGTATCGTTCACAAGATAAGGAAGAACCACGTTTAGGCGTACGGGGGGAAGAACCTGGCGAAGATCGTGAGTTACCGCTGGATATTGGTCGTCAAGTCTATCGCCTTTATCATGAATTATTGATCTGTAAACCAAACATGCAGTTGGCTGAGTTTTTAGTGCTACATCCTCAATATCGTGCGATTTCACGTCGAGTTTGGACGCTCGGCAATAAAGACATGGGCGAGATCCAGATGAACGTATTACACAAAACTGCGCTACCAATGCATTTGTTGCGTTGTAAATTAGCGGTATTTGGCGCAACTAAGTTCGACCCTCGTTCAGAACGTTGGGTACGGGTTACCTTTTTTCAAGGCGCACCTTTGCTTAATGAAATTCATGATGGGGAGTGGTTGTTCCCGTTGTTACCGACCCATTCATTAAATCAAGCAGTAGCAGAAGGAGAAACGTCATGATTGTTTCATATAATGAATTAACGGCCGTTGTTAACAAAGCTTTTCTTGGTATGCGCCGAACCTGTGGTGAAGCTGATATCATTGCTAATATGGTTGCTGGTTTGCAGATGGTAGGCTTGAACGGTATCGGCCATTTTAACAATGCCGCCCAATTCTTGACGGCTGAAAAAGATTGCCCGGTTGATATTTTTACCACGAATGATGGTGGCTTAGTGGTTGATTTACATGGCTGTAGTTTAGCTTGTCACTTGCCCGTGGTGATTGATTATGCGATTGAAAAAATGGTGAATAAAAAACACCTGACTATCGAGTTGAAAAATTGTCATAATCGTTGGCTTGCGTATAACGAATTAGTGAAGCTAGCGGCTAAGGGCTTAGCATGTAAAGCACAGTGGAATAATGGTTCGTCACCACAAAATACCCTGTATATTTTGAATCAAGGTTGTGTGTCTCCGGAATTGTTTTTATCTGACCATCTGGACTTAGCGGGGAGTGCGTTACATGATATGACCATTCAATTATCAGTGAAAAGTTTTGATATTACGGGTTACTCGGCGGGTTACACGAGACATATTAAGTCTTCAGAACTAAATCGCGCACTACGTGATACTTGGCATGACGGCATTCTGGTTGATGATGCGGAATGGGAAACGTTGAAACAAACCGCCACAGCACTCTTGGTTGAAAATAGTAAACAATCGCTTAAGGGCGCAGGAGAACTCGCTCATTCACTTCGCTAGTTTTTAGTTTACAAAATACCGTCTATTGGCATCGCCGAGGAAGTTGATGAACTTCAATACTCGGTGATAATTGCTTATAAATGTTCAATATATCCATTAAACAATGATCAAATGCAGCTATCACACTTGGATCGAACTTGCTACCGGATAATTCTCGGACCTTATTAATTGCGATTTCAATGGGGATTGCATTTTTATAGCAACGGGGATGTATCATGGTATCAAAGGTATCGACAACCGCCACAATACGCGCGGATAATGGTATATCATGGTATTGCAATTGGTTAGGATAACCACGCCCATCCCAATGTTCGTGTAAGGTTAGCGCAATATCATGGGCTACTTTAAGCGTTGCTGATTCGGCATCCTGCAAAATTTTCGCACCGATAATTGGCGCTGTCTTCATCACAACCCACTCTTGCATCGTTAATGCCGCGGGTTTTGATAATATTTGCTCCGGAATACCAATCTTCCCTAAGTCATGTAGTTTTGCGGCGGCGCGTAATTCTTTCGCTTTATCTTTCGGCATGCCCATGTTTAACGCAATTAATTCACAATAACGTGAAACGCGTTGAATGTGATTAGATGATGAATCATTCTTATATTCTGTTGCAAGTCCAAGCCGAGTGATGGTTTCTGCATTGGTTTTTTCTAGCATTAAATGCAGTTGTTCATTTTCTTTACGTGATGTAATTAAACTATCGATCATATTATTAAACGCGTATTGCGTTTGCTGTAATTCTACAAAGGTGGATTCCGATATATTTGTCTTAATAAATTGGCCACAACGAATATTTTCAGCAATTATTTTTATTTTTCTGAGTGAATCTGTAATGTGATTAATGAAAAAGAATGAGGTTAAACAGGCGATGATACTGATCACTAAGCCAAATAGAATATTCAGTTTTTGATTATCAATTAACTCATTGAGAAAAAATTTTTCTGGCATGTAAATAGCGATTATCCAAGGCCATTTATGATGTGTAAACTCTTTAAATAAGCCATGATATTTATTATTATCGAAATTAAATGTAACGGTTGTCGCTGTGCTTCCAGTCGAAAATAGCTGGATTTTTTCTTGCAGTGCTTGCCAAGCCGTTAAGGCGATTGGATTTTTAATTTCATTGATGCGTGGAAAACGTAAACTTTCATTTGCGGTATCTTGAATGATTTTTTGGTCTGGATACGCAATGATTTCGCCAAGTCGATTAGTGACAAACGCGGTGCTATTTCCTCCTAGATCAAGGTTATCAAAAAAGGATGAAATAGTGGCTAAGGATAGATCGACACCTACAACACCAATTAATTGGTTATCTTTGCCATAAACAGGCATTGAACTGGTGATTCCGGGTTTACGTGAAGAGAAAAATACATAAGGGTCAGTCCAAGATAAGGCGTCGTTATCGAGTGCTTTATTAAACCAAATACGGTCTCGGGGATCGTAAGCTTCTTTGGTTATTTCTTTTACGGAAAGCTGTGTAAAGTTATTATCATGGGTGTAGAGGTGTGATGATTCTAAGATATTGTTGGTATCAAATGTAATGTATTTTCGTGAGAACAATGGTTCATTGAAGCTTTGCTCACGTTGCACATGTACAAAGGTGCCACTTGTATTTGCAAAGTAGATCCCTGAGATATGTGGTGATTGTTTTAGTTGTTGAAAAAAATATAAACCAAGATCTTCGGGTCGGTCAATTGATAACACATCTGAGCTGAGTAATTCTCTGCTTAATAATGTCGTTGCTGCTGCAGTATCAAGAAAACGTTTCGAGTTGTTAATAACATTGTCTGCATAATCAATCATTAACTTGTGGGCATGAGAATTGAATGAACGTTGATTCGAGATATAGCTCGACACTAATAGCGTCGTTAACGTAACAAATTGCAGTAGGATCACACCGCTAATAAGGGCTTTCTTTATGGTAATACGCAATGGTAATTCATCCTTGAATTATGCATAAGATATTGAGTCGAACACTATTATTAACATCGAGATTTAACCGAGTCAAGTTCGCTTAAGCGATCACACTCGGTAATTGTTTAGTGTATTAATCACTTCCTCTGACTGACGTAAGGCTCTTAATTGGGTAAATAAGTCGACCGCTTCAGGATACTGCTTACGTAGATAGCTAAACCATTGTTTTATTCTGTTGGGTAGATACTTCTCTTTATCACCACGAATCTCTAATTGGCAGTAGTTCCTCAATAAAGTGACTACATCAGCCCAAGGCATGGGCGCTTTGTTGTATTTAACCACTTCACCTAAATTTGGTAAATTTAATGCACCGCGACCGACCATTAAGTCGTTACAACCAGTCACTTCTAAGCAACGTTGACCATCGGCATGATTCCAAATCTCACCATTAGCGATAACCGGAATTGAAACGTGTTGTTTAATTTCGGCAATAGCTTCCCAGTTAATAGCTGCTGCGCGATAACCATCGGCTTTGGTTCGACCATGCACTGTCAGTTCATTGGCACCCGCTTGTTGCACTGCATCGGCGATTTCTAACTTATGATTACTGTCTTCCCAGCCTAAACGGATCTTAGCGCTAACAATGTGCTCAGAAGGTACCGCTTCTCGCACTTGTTTCACTATTTGATATACAAGTTCAGGCTCACGTAAACATGCCGCACCACCAGATGACTTATTGACTTGCTTCGCCGGACAGCCAAAGTTGATATCTAATCCGTGAGAACCAAGGTCAATGGCACGAACTGCATTCTCTGCCATCCATTCTGGATGTTGCCCTAATAATTGAATGCGGACAGGGGTACCTGCCTGTGTACGACAACCATTGTTTAATTCGGCGCAATAACGGTAAAAGATCTTTTCTGGTAATAACTGTTCGACGACTCGAATAAACTCGGTTACGCACAAATCGTAACCGCCTTGCGCTGTCAGTAACTCGCGCATCAAATTGTCAACAACGCCCTCCATAGGGGCTAAAACTACGCGCATGATATTGTCCTGCGTTGGCAAAATGAGCGATTAAAACAGAATTAACCATAATTGCCAAATTTATCGTATAATAATTTCTTTAAAAGGGGGGGGAATCTTAATACTCGCTTGCATATCAACAAGCAGTTACATAAAATTTATCCCTAATATTATTTTTATATGAGCACATGTTTTATACCCAAGTTATTTGGTGATATGACATATCGCTCATCAAATTAACAGGTTGAAACATGAACCAAGATACACTCGGGTTTATTAAAAACAGTATTAAATCAATTCCAGACTACCCGAAAGCAGGCATTATCTTCCGTGATGTCACAAGCTTAGTTGAAAACGGTCCTGCATTTGCAGCGACAATCGACTTACTTGCTGAACGTTTTAAAGATGCTGGTTTTACAAAAATTGCCGGTACTGAAGCACGCGGTTTTATTTTCGGTGCTCCGCTTGCTAAAGCACTTGGTTTAGGCTTTATTTTAGTACGTAAACCAAACAAATTACCGCGTAAAACTATCGAGCAAAGCTATGAGCTTGAATACGGTACAGATACGTTACAGATCCATGTAGATGCTGTCGATGCGGGTGACAAAGTACTTATTGTTGATGATTTATTAGCAACTGGTGGTACTGTTGCTGCGACGGTTTCTTTAATTCGTCAGCTTGGTGGTATCGTTGAAGATGCTGCATTTGTTATCTCATTACCCGATCTTGGTGGTGAAACCGTATTAAATAATCTTAATGTTAATATTACCAAATTAGTTGATTTTGACGGCGAATAATCCGCTGTCATTGTCATAACAGTAATAATTGTAATTATCATGATTAGCTGGTGGTCAACTGCCAGCTATTTTCATTCCCGAGCATATTAGTGCTTATCAATATTAAGTAATCATTGAACTGTTATGAGTTATCAAGTTTTAGCGCGTAAATGGCGCCCGCATAATTTTCAGCAAGTTGTTGGTCAACAACATGTGCTGACCGCTTTAGTTAATGCGCTAGAGCAAGACCGTTTACACCATGCTTATTTGCTCAGTGGTACTCGCGGTGTTGGTAAAACAACGATCGCCCGCATTTTAGCGAAGAGCTTAAACTGTGAGAAAGGCATTACCAGTAAACCTTGTGGCGAATGTTCAACGTGTGTCGAGATTGATCAAGGTTCTTATGTTGATCTACTCGAAATCGATGCGGCCTCACGTACCAAAGTTGAAGATACCCGTGA
This Moritella sp. 5 DNA region includes the following protein-coding sequences:
- a CDS encoding DUF3726 domain-containing protein; its protein translation is MIVSYNELTAVVNKAFLGMRRTCGEADIIANMVAGLQMVGLNGIGHFNNAAQFLTAEKDCPVDIFTTNDGGLVVDLHGCSLACHLPVVIDYAIEKMVNKKHLTIELKNCHNRWLAYNELVKLAAKGLACKAQWNNGSSPQNTLYILNQGCVSPELFLSDHLDLAGSALHDMTIQLSVKSFDITGYSAGYTRHIKSSELNRALRDTWHDGILVDDAEWETLKQTATALLVENSKQSLKGAGELAHSLR
- the dusC gene encoding tRNA dihydrouridine(16) synthase DusC; protein product: MRVVLAPMEGVVDNLMRELLTAQGGYDLCVTEFIRVVEQLLPEKIFYRYCAELNNGCRTQAGTPVRIQLLGQHPEWMAENAVRAIDLGSHGLDINFGCPAKQVNKSSGGAACLREPELVYQIVKQVREAVPSEHIVSAKIRLGWEDSNHKLEIADAVQQAGANELTVHGRTKADGYRAAAINWEAIAEIKQHVSIPVIANGEIWNHADGQRCLEVTGCNDLMVGRGALNLPNLGEVVKYNKAPMPWADVVTLLRNYCQLEIRGDKEKYLPNRIKQWFSYLRKQYPEAVDLFTQLRALRQSEEVINTLNNYRV
- the apt gene encoding adenine phosphoribosyltransferase, with translation MNQDTLGFIKNSIKSIPDYPKAGIIFRDVTSLVENGPAFAATIDLLAERFKDAGFTKIAGTEARGFIFGAPLAKALGLGFILVRKPNKLPRKTIEQSYELEYGTDTLQIHVDAVDAGDKVLIVDDLLATGGTVAATVSLIRQLGGIVEDAAFVISLPDLGGETVLNNLNVNITKLVDFDGE
- a CDS encoding HD domain-containing phosphohydrolase: MRITIKKALISGVILLQFVTLTTLLVSSYISNQRSFNSHAHKLMIDYADNVINNSKRFLDTAAATTLLSRELLSSDVLSIDRPEDLGLYFFQQLKQSPHISGIYFANTSGTFVHVQREQSFNEPLFSRKYITFDTNNILESSHLYTHDNNFTQLSVKEITKEAYDPRDRIWFNKALDNDALSWTDPYVFFSSRKPGITSSMPVYGKDNQLIGVVGVDLSLATISSFFDNLDLGGNSTAFVTNRLGEIIAYPDQKIIQDTANESLRFPRINEIKNPIALTAWQALQEKIQLFSTGSTATTVTFNFDNNKYHGLFKEFTHHKWPWIIAIYMPEKFFLNELIDNQKLNILFGLVISIIACLTSFFFINHITDSLRKIKIIAENIRCGQFIKTNISESTFVELQQTQYAFNNMIDSLITSRKENEQLHLMLEKTNAETITRLGLATEYKNDSSSNHIQRVSRYCELIALNMGMPKDKAKELRAAAKLHDLGKIGIPEQILSKPAALTMQEWVVMKTAPIIGAKILQDAESATLKVAHDIALTLHEHWDGRGYPNQLQYHDIPLSARIVAVVDTFDTMIHPRCYKNAIPIEIAINKVRELSGSKFDPSVIAAFDHCLMDILNIYKQLSPSIEVHQLPRRCQ